Proteins encoded by one window of Thunnus thynnus chromosome 3, fThuThy2.1, whole genome shotgun sequence:
- the rims1b gene encoding regulating synaptic membrane exocytosis protein 1 isoform X4: MCHFVFPLPSFARGSLPLVVGGALAYSSTLPACLKNKPPHRQEGGSTMPRSILTHRVLRFTDEVTVSDLQPSLDRVRSASTTCLRPDTNFHSPDRDSPSRCSNSLPRKTPPRPRILVEHVALEEDSQNRQCSNSSSPNCLRGSKKSLEGDSRIQPTSILRGSRGRGGPLRPFGQTALAGSSTNSPRPDRAHPHCSPSSPTGTPSSGRRGRQLPQLPAKSSSIEQALAVEERARQLQMKVHSYRPSASHDPETDLKTKREMYAEQRRSSDNMSARSSDSDMSDVSALSRASSASRLSSTSYMSIQSERPGGRLSRQMRASVGRSMLKSSSVSGEIYTQERTDGSQSDTALGTVGGGSKKRRSSLSARVVAIVGNRRSRSTSQISGPEGKSKKEKGAPIQRSTETGMAVELTRNMSRQPSRESNNGSMNSYNSEGNLIFSGVNLGASSQFSDFLDGLGPAQLVGRQTLATPAIGDIQIGMMEKKGQLEVEVIRARGLVQKPGSKSLPAPYVKVYLLNNGAYVAKKKTKIARKTLDPLYQQALLFEESPQGKVLQVIVWGDYGRMDHKSFMGVAQILLEELDLSSTVIGWYKLFPPSSLVDPTLASLTRRASQSSLDSSSGPPGVRS, from the exons atgtgtcattttgtttttcctttgccTTCCTTTGCACGCGGGTCTCTCCCGCTTGTCGTGGGCGGGGCACTGGCGTACAGCTCCACCCTTCCCGCATGCCTAAAGAACAAGCCACCCCACAGGCAAGAAGGGGGCAGCACCATGCCTCGTAGCATCCTTACACACCGTGTGCTCAGGTTCACTGATGAGGTCACGGTTAG CGACCTGCAGCCATCGTTGGACAGAGTGAGGAGTGCCAGCACCACTTGTCTGAGACCAGACACCAACTTTCACTCCCCTGACAGAGACag CCCCTCTAGGTGCTCCAACTCTTTGCCCCGCAAGACTCCCCCAAGACCCAGGATCTTAGTAGAACATGTGGCCCTTGAGGAAGACAG TCAAAACAGGCAGTGTAGCAATTCATCAAGTCCAAACTGTCTAAGGGGCAGCAAAAAAAGCCTGGAGGGGGACAG TCGCATCCAGCCCACCTCTATCCTGAGGGGCAGTAGGGGGAGAGGGGGCCCACTGAGGCCCTTTGGCCAGACAGCCCTGGCAGGGTCCTCTACTAACTCGCCACGGCCAGACAG AGCACACCCTCATTGCAGCCCCTCTTCTCCAACGGGGACTCCCTCATCAGGTCGCAGGGGCAGGCAGCTGCCGCAGCTCCctgcaaaaagcagcagcataGAGCAAG CTCTTGCAGTAGAGGAGCGAGCCCGACAGCTGCAGATGAAAGTACATTCCTACCGGCCTTCAGCTTCCCATGACCCCGAGACGGACCTCAAGACCAAACGGGAG ATGTACGCAGAACAGAGGCGCAGCAGCGACAACATGTCGGCAAGATCGTCAGACAGTGATATGAGTGACGTGTCAGCTCTCTCCCGTGCCAGCAGTGCCTCCCGCCTCAGTAGCACCAGCTACATGTCTATCCAATCAGAACGACCCGGGGGACGACTCAG TCGGCAGATGCGAGCGTCAGTGGGCCGCAGTATGCTGAAGAGCTCCAGTGTGAGCGGGGAGATCTACACCCAGGAGCGCACTGACGGCAGCCAATCAGACACGGCGCTGGGCACGGTGGGTGGCGGCAGCAAGAAGAGACGCTCTAGCCTCAGCGCACGGGTGGTGGCCATCGTTGGCAACCGTCGCAGCCGCAGCACTTCACAGATCAGCGGCCCTG AGGGCAAGAGTAAGAAGGAGAAGGGTGCACCCATCCAGAGGAGCACTGAGACCGGTATGGCAGTGGAGCTGACCAGGAACATGAGCCGCCAGCCCAGCAGAGAGTCCAACAATGGCAGCATGAACAGCTACAACTCTGAGGGAAA TTTGATCTTCTCTGGAGTGAATCTGGGTgccagcagtcagttcagtgaCTTCCTGGATGGACTGGGACCGGCTCAGTTAGTGGGCAGGCAAACACTGGCTACACCTGCCATAG GGGACATCCAGATTGGTATGATGGAGAAAAAGGGTCAGCTGGAGGTGGAAGTTATTAGAGCGCGAGGACTCGTACAAAAGCCAGGATCCAAATCGCTCCCTG CTCCATATGTCAAGGTCTATCTGCTGAATAATGGAGCGTACGTagccaaaaagaaaaccaaGATTGCACGGAAAACACTTGACCCACTGTACCAGCAAGCACTGCTATTCGAGGAAAGCCCACAGGGTAAAGTCTTACAG GTGATTGTATGGGGAGACTACGGCCGCATGGACCATAAAAGCTTCATGGGAGTTGCACAAATCCTATTGGAGGAACTGGACTTATCAAGCACAGTAATTGGTTGGTACAAGTTGTTCCCACCTTCCTCCTTGGTGGATCCAACGCTTGCCTCCTTAACGCGGCGAGCTTCCCAGTCATCACTCGACAGCTCCTCCGGACCTCCCGGGGTCCGATCCTAG